The genomic region cttaatcagttaaatcacatgtatcttttactggggctccttattctggaacgaaggtttaaattaacctattagaatcctaacgggtctttatattagccgtagcctagaccggttagtttcgagggataggtacggtttaatcgcgtgaaagacgaaaaccgagaatgaaatgtgattctgacccaacaagttcggagacttgttttatacgggtttaatattcacactctagATTTTGGgatcaaaataatatggtttgacccgtatcggctaatctatgtaaactagttacataagccgaaccgtgcgcgcaataggcgcaacgggtaaccgtaggagtcctacactgttttcctaagtcaatatactttgaagaggttgtggtatcagtaggataccttccataatgcccgtaacgagttttagttcattatacgccccgtaggggttttccggtcattttaaagacttttaaaagggatttctgagttctacaggaaacctgagtttcccgatcagtttaacaagtctaaaatatcttatttattatttaacatcagcagcaactggaatcgggtcaaaagaccttgtagaactcaagttttggccgaaaagggcatattcggtatttaccgaaccgtagccataaccacaggttatgagcaggttaaaatttattaaaaatctttaaaaatcccaaaatattattttattacagtgggtaaaagtttcggtgacgaaatcttggtttaggtaggcgttatgctaattgcgccgtttattacaaaagtttactttaattgcgctttttagcataactcctattctagacctcggattgacgtgaaactttaaggatatgcttagaatttagtaagcaaggttatgatcccttcacgtgtccgaaatactcgttttattttaaaatgggcgttacggtcaacttttaagtaattaacggaaatgcgtaaacgactcggataaacaacgaaccggccacagagggtgataccaacacgtgacctggtcctacgagagtcctaaggcatatctacattgtactaaagcgggtcagaactgaagtcaaagcaaaagtcaaacttttgcgacattcggctccgaaccgggtcaatatagcaaatggccgaatcaaacgagtttagacaagtttatatacttaatatcatgttttatgatcatcaaaacaggtttcatagcatatacattacagattatgcacaaaatcgcaaaatgactttctgttgactttttaagtgcacgtttgactcgacattcgacatagttagagtggtgatcagtgggaacccttttagaggtttattacccacataaataccaacacataaccacttttgattcgacaattcactgaacCATTCGTgagttatcgcaaagtcaatcgttagttacgacggattgacttttaggctaaactaagcaaaaacaaaaccataaaaggtttggcatacttacaagGACTTGTGCACAACTTAGAATGATAAGAGAAAGCTTTGAGAGCTCCAAGTATGATCAGAAGggtgtgtttgaggtgtgtttaaGTTGTGAACATTGAaggtctatttatagtgcaagaaatgctcttagatcatcacacattggtctacaagtgatcatggatgatgggcaggtgtcctaaTGTGTTATGGGttgagtagggggcgcccatgactCTGGAAAACCCATCCATAATTTTCTTGCCGCTTAAAAGAGCCAACAGCCATATTTCTGTCGttgggcgtcgcttacggaccgtatggcttaggccttgcggtccgtaagcctatggcggaTCTAAATCAATCATGcgctcccttacggtccgtaaggcatgaccTTTACGGTCCATAAGGGGTTAAGAaacaatctttttaaatctttttacaatgattaccaaaatcttggtaattaataacctgacctttcgggtttgaaggggtaactttgcgatatggccctcggttaattacaattaaggacctcgGGTTATTTACCCGTGTTGTTAAGCCCCCGGATAGTTTACTTATTATCCGAGAAGCCTTAATTTATatagttgacgcttttaacccttctcgtacgaatttggtcataagtttctcgttttaaaacggaacttcgcggaatttatatattatattctagtgagcgtattatactgttacaaggcttcgggcacgtcaaagggtcactcagaggtataattaaacatgttgacacagttaacccccgcagcttgtaatctctcactttcttccgcgtttcgcttccgtacgatccatgatttattcgttttaaggtacgagcatcttttagggttactatacagtatacttacccttgtttgacatttataaccctcgaatttacatactttcaaggtttgtcaatattagtcctttattaaatattaaatgccacgtgtaaactcaagacacgtgtcaatacattattggactcaaaatttcgaggtgttacaccgtAAGACCAAGATACTTAAACGGAAGGGAGTCAAACCTACAACCCATAAGCTCCGCCATCTCTATCACCTCTGCATTGCTAACCCCCACCCCATAAAGGCAAGACTTTCCGATATTAATCCGAAGGCCAAAACAAGCATAAAAACATCTAAGGATTCTAACAACGTTCAAAACGTTTCCTTTGGACCACTCTCCAAGAATCATTGCATCATCCGCATACAAAGGGTGGGAAAGGGTAGGGCCGTCATTAGGGAGAGCAATGCCACTAAGGGCACCCATCTCACAAGCCTTGTCGAATATACACGAAAGAGCTTCTATAGCAATAATAAAAAGAAACAGGCGAAATAGGGTCGCCTTGTCTCATACCTTTGTTGCAACTAAACTCAAAATTTGGCGAACCATTAACAAGAACCGAAACCCGAGCCGACGAAAGAATCCCTGAAATCCAACTACACCACTTAGGCGGAAACCCCATTTGCTCAAAAAcactaactgtcacacccccaaaatccaccatgcggagtatcaccgcttggaggcgtgacatgaccaggatcaagccaccagtcatatttaataagtaaataaaatcaaccaCAATAAGTAAGTTcgaattaaacagcggaagcattaaaagtaaaacccaaaatataagtccatagttcataagtttaaagtccaaatcgtaagtttaataagttcataaggatttaaatattaaacacggaacataacagtccgtatcccacaacaactccttcctcgtgcaagctccaagcatttaacgacctgtaaggcatgtaacaacgagtcaacaacaaagttgagtgagttcacatttggttgtttagttttaagttgtttctgaaaacgtggtttgtctttcgttggcgtagttgccgtgggggttaccccgtagttgaaatcATGATTAActagttcattctttattacccaaaccaaattcatgatcagtgggggcttccccatgtgaaccattagaccgttaccatatcgactactaacgcaaataagttgtgccctacatcagtgtctatcatcactgacagtttgccataatccattagtacacgcccgtccgactggcacggtgtgaggtttgttaaacctaatagcgctattaactaatgacccgctcgccattcggcgattaagtcgatataaattgagggacttcatgatagagttttgtctagtaagtttaaagttgttgtcctacccaaggaggacgaacgtacgtagttctaccaaaggagaatacgcaggattaatattggcatcctacctatggaggatggccgtacatatcctacccaaggaggatatgtagattccgttttaaattctttaacacattcccaaccaccgggaatcccatgccttagaaagtgtgtgaactcacctcggtttgctcagttagattctcaaatatagctaacagtcaaggtcggtcaatcgcgtcctaatatgattaccagttagtcatttagtggttttcaaatagagcaagttcctacacgtatctatcacataacatgcattactttaacggtttatgcccatataaactccccatctattcccgttcacaaataaacatacgacattgcacataacacttttattgacatataacatgttagatcattcacagataacatactcgacatttagacacgcaaattactacttatgtcatttcaacttaaatatccaaaactgggctgttttcgagcattttaataaaatagttatcttatttcaaaaattcccaactttttaccgaaggtgctaaacgatccaaatattattgtgtaaaaatctcgggatccaattcatcaccaatattttataaaaactcatttttcggactgcaatcagattcattactttctgactgcagtccacggaataattcattaaaaattcattgtaagtcagattgacgaaattctagtgggacaattactacgacatcagtgtccatctacggTACCAATTCCATGATCTATATCTacccaggtttcaagttatgactaaaaatataacacccatttactgctgtaaaaactcagctttagctgctgttacaaatcgggtctttaaaaatagtaaacgaagtccaaaaattatgattccagtgccattagaaccgtatttcataatacataaatctagacttcagaaaatacatttttcattAAGTTACagtctggttacagccaactgaagttggctgtaaacaccAACCAACTTTCTGTTTTAGTTCCCTACCTTCTAACGCATGTTCGATTGATtctgttaacatgtttagtgatcacaacaacctcaaacatcaatattaaccagcaAATTATCAGgaaatcaacaagaatcataacaacatcatATTGACATCACTTCATCACTAgactagtttatgttcaagacttgtttaaggttctttagagtttcttatCAATTTGATCACTACACATCTTTAACCACCTAAACAAGATGTAAGAAGCaaagatctaagttcttaccactagttcaagactagggaagttcgAATGAAGAAATGTGGCGGTTAATAGCGCTTGCAAGAGGTCCTTCAATTTCCGAGAACACTAAGCTTCGTTgtgcaccttctaacaccttTGTATGCTTGTAGAATGCTTGGAAGTGAtcaagtggtggtggtggtggtgctactaGGGGCGGCCGAACAAGGGGGAAGAAGGGAGTTTTTGTGGTGTGTTGTTGAAGTGTGGATGAAGAAGTGATGGACTCATGGTTTATATAGAAGTCTTCCAACATTTCTAAATCTAATGGGTAATGTATTTGGTATCTAGACTACAAACCAACTTATTTAATCAAAAGAAGTCGCCATGTGGATCCTTGTGTTGGTAACCGTAAGGGGGGGGGGTGCTTGGTTGGGTTGTAATGGATGATTAGTGATCTTGGTTGGAAATCAAAGGTTTAGTTAGTGTCTTATGGTGTGTTGTGTAAtgtatagtgtgttagggtgttcggggaccctaactagcttcgaaaaataaaaacaatgcttctagcattattttggtgttccgggtaaagtccggttgttcagttcggtgttgttccgttaaagtgcttaattaatccgtaaagtttcctacatatatatttttgtaacgtttttacttttcaacactcaggaaagcacacgggactatttagtaacttttctgtatactactagtatgttaacaagcacatgtaagtataacacagtaatcagagagtagttaagtaattccacacagtcgtcaagcactttaatttttattattaagttgtacggaatacatggaattacgagggttgtcacactaACAACAAATCCCCAATTAATATTATCGTATGCCTTTTCAAAGTCTATCTT from Helianthus annuus cultivar XRQ/B chromosome 10, HanXRQr2.0-SUNRISE, whole genome shotgun sequence harbors:
- the LOC110880608 gene encoding uncharacterized protein LOC110880608; amino-acid sequence: MGFPPKWCSWISGILSSARVSVLVNGSPNFEFSCNKEALSCIFDKACEMGALSGIALPNDGPTLSHPLYADDAMILGEWSKGNVLNVVRILRCFYACFGLRINIGKSCLYGVGVSNAEVIEMAELMGCRFDSLPFKYLGLTV